The Cetobacterium somerae sequence TAAATGTGAAAGATCTGTCGTTATAAACAGAGATCTCAACTGGGATGATCCATCCTGCTTTATCTTGAGTTTTTGCATTGAACGCCTTACAGAATTCCATAATGTTAACTCCGTGTTGTCCTAATGCTGGTCCTACTGGTGGAGCAGGGTTAGCTTTTCCAGCAGGTAATTGTAGTTTTATTAATCCGATTACTTCTTTTGCCATTGTTTAAATTACACCTCCATAAAATTGTGGTATTGATCTTACGATCTCCCACTGGCTTAAATTTATTTAATTAAGCCTTCTCTACACTGTTAAGATCAACTTCAATAGGAGTCATTCTTCCAAACATCTCCATCATTACCTTAACTTTTCTATGTTCCATATCGATTTCTGCAACTTTTCCTTCTTGGTTTTCAAAACCTTCAGATAGAAGTCTTACATAATCTCCTACTTCGTAGTCAACTTTTATAACTTCTTTTATTGCTTTCTCATCCTCATCATTTTTGTATCCTATAACAGAGAAGATATTTTCTACTTCGTCATCTTCCATTGGAATTGGATCAGATCCTACACCAACGAATCCTGTTACACCATTAGTATTTCTAACAACATACCAAGCATCAGAGTCTACTCTAAAGTTGATTCCATCTCCACTTTCCTCTCTAGTAGCTTCCATTTCTAGCATAACATACCCAGGAAATAATTTTCTTGAAATAACTTTTTTCTTTCCTCTTCTCTCTTCGATAGTTTCCTCTTCAGGAACTAAAACTTTAGTTACTATATTAGATAATCCTAAAGTTTCTATCTTTTGTTCTAAGTCTGTTTTAACTTTTTTCTCATACCCCGAATAAGTATGAATCATAAACCATTTTTTCACTAAGCTTTTTTCCATTTTATCCTCCAAAGAGAGATACAAGCATCTTTAAAAGTCTTGAAGCAATTATATCGAAAACTCCTAAGTATATTCCTAAAAATATACTCATAGCAACAACCCAACTAGTTGCTGCAACAATCTCTTTTCTTCTAGGCCATTGAACCTTAGAATACTCTCTTCTTACATCATTAATTAGTCCCATTTTGCACCACCAGTAATTTTAATTTATAAAAAAAATGGCAGGTCAAGAGGGAATCGAACCCCCAACCCTCGGTTTTGGAGACCGATGCTCTGCCAATTGAGCCATTGACCTGCATGTTGTTGCAAATGTTTTACTTTAAATAATTAATCAAGAAGCACGTAGGCTTCTTAGACTAAGAATTATTTTTTAGTTTCTTTATGTAATGTTACTTTTTTGTCCCATTTACAGTATTTATTTAATTCTAATCTTTCAGTAGTGTTCTTCTTATTCTTTGAAGTACTGTAGTTTCTTCTTTTACACTCTGTACACTCTAATTGAATATTTACTCTCACTCTTTACACCTCCACTCATCTAACGGATATCACAAATCCTCCCATACCTCATAGCTTATTGTATGGTAAACAAGAGTTTCCTTATTTATTGCTTTCTTTTTAAGACATAGATGATAATACCACTTTTTTCCGTTTTTGTCAACAGTTTTTTCTTTACTCCAAAATAAAAAAAGATTGGCAACTTCCTATCCTCCCAGGGGGCTGCCCCCCAAGTACTTTCAGCGTTTATGGGCTTAACTTCCAGGTTCGAAATGTTACTGGGTGTACCTCCATAGCTATCGTTGCCAATCAATATTTATTTGTGTTCTTGAACACTTGAAACTATATAGTAGTATATTAAGGTTAAAACTTCGATATATTAGTATTGGTCAGCTAAAAGTCTCACAACTCTTACACCCCCAACCTATCAACCTCCTAGTCTCGAAGGTATCTTAAAGAGTACTTATCTTGAAGTCAGTTTCCCGCTTAGATGCTTTCAGCGGTTATCTGTTCCAAACGTGACTACCCAGCTGTGCCACTGGCGTGACAACTGGTACATCAGAGGTTTGTCCATCCCGGTCCTCTCGTACTAAGGACAGATCTTCTCAATACTCTAACGCCTACAGTGGATAGGGACCGAACTGTCTCACGACGTTCTGAACCCAGCTCACGTACCGCTTTAATGGGCGAACAGCCCAACCCTTGGGACCTTCTCCAGCCCCAGGATGCGATGAGCCGACATCGAGGTGCCAAACTCTACCGTCGATATGGACTCTCGGGTAGAATCAGCCTGTTATCCCCAGGGTAGCTTTTATCCGTTGAGCGACGACCCTTCCATTCGGAATCGCCGGATCACTATGTCCTGCTTTCGCACCTGCTCGACCCGTCAGTCTCGCAGTTAAGCTCTCTTATGCCATTGCACTCTGCGGTTGATTTCCATCCAACCTGAGAGAACCTTTGAACGCCTCCGTTACTCTTTCGGAGGCGACCGCCCCAGTCAAACTGCCCACCTAGCACTGTCTTCGAGGGTACAAACCTCAAATTAGAATTCCGACATAGTATGGTTGGTATTCCACCAGTGACTCCGCGTAATCTAGCGACCACGCATCATAGTCTCCCAACTATCCTATACATACGATGCCAAAACCCAATACCAAGCTACAGTAAAGCTCCATGGGGTCTTTCCGTCCTACTGCAGGTAACCGGTATCTTCACCGGTAATACAATTTCACCAGGCCTCCCGTCAAGACAGCTCTCAGATCGTTACACCATTCGTGCAGGTCGGAACTTACCCGACAAGGAATTTCGCTACCTTAGGACCGTTATAGTTACGGCCGCCGTTCACCGGGGCTTCAATTCGGAGCTCTCACTCCTCCTCTTAACCTTCCGGCACTGGGCAGGTGTCAGCCCATATACGTCGCCTTACAGCTTAGCATAGACCTGTGTTTTTGTTAAACAGTCGCCTGAGACTCTTCACTGCGGCCTCTCATAGCTTTGCGTCGCGTGTACGCTCACCATAAAAGGCACCCCTTCTCCCGAAGTTACGGGGCTATTTTGCAGAGTTCCTTAACGAGAGTTAGCCTGTCCGCCTTAGATTTCTCATCCTGACCACCTGTGTCGGTTTGGGGTACGGGCACTAATATCTTTAAAACGCTTAGAAGCTTTTCTCGGCAGTGTGGTATTTGCACCTTCCATCTTACGACTCCTCATCACACCTCACGTTTAGTCTAGCGGATTTTCCTACTAGACCACGCTACATGCTTGAACTGGCACTTCCGTTCGCCAGCGTGCATAACCTCCTGCGTCCCTCCATCACTTGATATCAGTGGCACAGAAATATTAATCTGTTTTCCATTCGCCTACGCAATCTAGCCTCGGCTTAGGACCCGGCTTACCCAGGGGAGACAAACTTTACCCTGGAACCCTTGGTCTTCCGGCGTGGGGGATTCTCGCCCCCATTCTCGCTACTTATTCCTGCATTCTCACTTCTGATACCTCCAGAGTTTCTTGTCGATTCTCCTTCAACGGCCTACAGAACGCTCTCCTACCAGTCGCTTACGCAACTCCACAGCTTCGGTTTATAACTTAGCCCCGTTACATTGTCGGCGCAGAGACTCTCGACCAGTGAGCTATTACGCACTCTTTAAAGGTATGGCTGCTTCTAAGCCAACCTCCTGGTTGTTTGTGAATCTCCACCTCCTTTCCCACTTAGTTATAATTAGGGACCTTAGCTGGTGGTCTGGGTTGTTTCCCTTTTGACCATGGAAGTTAATTCCCATAGTCTCACTCCTGAGCTCTAGAATTATGGTATTCGGAGTTTGATTGACTTCGGTAAGCAGTATGCCCCCTAGGTCATTCAGTGCTCTACCCCCATAATTGAACACTCAAGGCTGCACCTAAATGCATTTCGGAGAGAACGAGCTATCTCCTGGTTCGATTGGCTTTTCACCCCTAAACCTACCTCATCTCCCAACTTTTCAACGGCGGTGAGTTCGGGCCTCCACTGTGTCTTACCACAGCTTCACCCTGGACAGGCTTAGATCACCAGGTTTCGCGTCTACGCCCAGCGACTATGTCGCCCTATTCAGACTCGGTTTCCCTTCGGCTCCGTTAAACTTAACCTTGCCACTGAACGTAACTCGCAGGATCATTCTCCAAAAGGCACGCCATCACCCCAAAGGGCTCTGACCGCTTGTAAGCACACGATTTCAGGTTCTATTTCACTCCCCTCCCGGGGTTCTTTTCACCTTTCCCTCACGGTACTATGCGCTATCGGTAAGTAAGAGTATTTAGCCTTACGAGATATGGTCCTCGCAGATTCACACAGAATTCCTCGTGTTCCGTGCTACTTGGGAGAGATCATACATTTGATACGGTTTACCTGTACGAGGCTTTCACTCTCTACGGCAGGCCTTTCCAGACCTTTCCAGTTCGGCGTATCATAATGTCGAATACCTTGCAGTTCTTCAGACGATCTTCCCGCTACCCCGTAGATGCAACGGCTGCATCCTTGGCACATCTACGGTTTGGGCTCACCCCCGTTCGCTCGCCGCTACTTAGGGGATCGTTTTTACTTTCTTTTCCTCGCGTTACTTAGATGTTTCAGTTCACGCGGTTCCCTCTTTCGTGCTAAGACTCCATCTTAGCAGATTTCTCCATTCGGAAATCTTGGCATCACAGTTCGATTGCAACTCCACCAAGCTTATCGCAGCTTACCACGTCCTTCATCGGCTCTTACTTCCTAGGCATCCTTCGTGTGCCCTTAATATTTTAACCTTGTAATATAATTCATATTATTTAGACAGACTAACTACTCAATTTAAGATTGACTTAAAAATGAATTGTTAGTTAATTTAGAATATTTTCTCAATATCTACTATATAGTTTCCAATGTCCAAGTTTGATAGTAAAGAACACTATCAATCGAATAGAGAAAAAGTTAGTCTCCTTAGAAAGGAGGTGATCCATCCGCACGTTCCCGTACGGATACCTTGTTACGACTTCACCCCAATCGCTAATCACACCTTAGGAACATCCCTCCTTACGGTTAGGCCTGCTACTTCAGGTGCAACCAACTCTCGTGGTGTGACGGGCGGTGTGTACAAGACCCGAGAACGTATTCACCGCAACATGCTGATTTGCGATTACTAGCGATTCCAACTTCATGTACTCGAGTTGCAGAGTACAATCCGAACTAAGAACAGCTTTAAGAGATTAGCTCACCCTCGCGGGTTGGCAACTCTCTGTACTGCCCATTGTAGCACGTGTGTAGCCCAGCGTATAAGGGGCATGATGACTTGACGTCATCCCCACCTTCCTCCTGCTCATCGCAGGCAGTATCGCATGAGTGCTCAACTTAATGGTAGCAACATACAATAGGGGTTGCGCTCGTTGCGGGACTTAACCCAACATCTCACGACACGAGCTGACGACAGCCATGCACCACCTGTCACTAAGTTCCGGCAAGCCGGCACGAATCCATCTCTGGAAACTTCTTAGGATGTCAAACGCTGGTAAGGTTTCTCGCGTTGCGTCGAATTAAACCACATGCTCCACCGCTTGTGCGGGTCCCCGTCAATTCCTTTGAGTTTCACACTTGCGTGCGTACTCCCCAGGCGGATCACTTATCGCGTTAGCTTGGGCGCTGAGGTTCGACCCCCAACACCTAGTGATCATCGTTTACGGCGTGGACTACCAGGGTATCTAATCCTGTTTGCTCCCCACGCTTTCGCGCTTTAGCGTCAGTATCTGTCCAGTGAGCTGACTTCTCCATCGGCATTCCTACAAATATCTACGAATTTCACCTCTACACTTGTAGTTCCGCCCACCTCTCCAGTACTCTAGAAAAACAGTTTCCAACGCAATACGGAGTTGAGCCCCGCATTTTAACATCAGACTTATTTTTCCGCCTAGACGCG is a genomic window containing:
- the nusG gene encoding transcription termination/antitermination protein NusG, which gives rise to MEKSLVKKWFMIHTYSGYEKKVKTDLEQKIETLGLSNIVTKVLVPEEETIEERRGKKKVISRKLFPGYVMLEMEATREESGDGINFRVDSDAWYVVRNTNGVTGFVGVGSDPIPMEDDEVENIFSVIGYKNDEDEKAIKEVIKVDYEVGDYVRLLSEGFENQEGKVAEIDMEHRKVKVMMEMFGRMTPIEVDLNSVEKA
- the secE gene encoding preprotein translocase subunit SecE, giving the protein MGLINDVRREYSKVQWPRRKEIVAATSWVVAMSIFLGIYLGVFDIIASRLLKMLVSLFGG
- the rpmG gene encoding 50S ribosomal protein L33 yields the protein MRVNIQLECTECKRRNYSTSKNKKNTTERLELNKYCKWDKKVTLHKETKK